A genomic window from Sorex araneus isolate mSorAra2 chromosome 2, mSorAra2.pri, whole genome shotgun sequence includes:
- the MAP6D1 gene encoding MAP6 domain-containing protein 1, translating to MAWPCISRLCCLARRWNQLDRSDVAVPLTLHSYSDLESDEPASGSAASRRGAPPAGAREPGRDVPLTQYQRDFGMWTAPAAPRNAAPGRAAGAGGRRARAAAPPGPRAVYVLPVGDADTAAAATTSYRQEFQAWTGVKPPRPTKAKPATVVTTRTSGWDGSNPGAGFQVPEVRKKFTPNPSAIFQASAPRILNV from the exons ATGGCGTGGCCCTGCATCAGCCGCCTGTGCTGCCTGGCGCGGCGCTGGAACCAGCTGGACCGCTCCGACGTGGCCGTGCCGCTGACCCTGCACAGCTACTCGGACCTCGAGAGCGACGAGCCGGCCTCGGGCAGCGCCGCCTCGCGCCGGGGCGCGCCGCCCGCAGGTGCCCGGGAGCCCGGCCGCGACGTGCCGCTCACTCAGTACCAGCGGGACTTCGGCATGTGGACGGCGCCCGCGGCGCCCCGAAATGCGGCGCCGGGCCgtgcggcgggggcgggcggccgcCGGGCCAGAGCCGCGGCGCCCCCCGGGCCTCGGGCGGTCTACGTGCTCCCCGTCGGCGATGCGGACACGGCGGCGGCAGCCACCACGTCGTACAG GCAGGAATTCCAGGCCTGGACTGGTGTGAAGCCCCCCAGACCCACCAAGGCCAAACCCGCCACTGTGGTCACCACCCGCACCTCTGGATGGGATGGCAGCAACCCGGGGGCCGGTTTTCAG GTCCCTGAGGTGAGGAAGAAGTTCACCCCCAACCCCTCAGCCATCTTCCAGGCCTCGGCTCCCCGGATCCTCAATGTGTGA